The sequence CAGGGCCGCGGAGATGACGACGCGCTCGGTGCCGAAGGTCAGCGGCGGGACGAGGTCCCACTGGATCTCCGCGGCGAGGCTCATCGGCCGGGTGCGCCGCAGCCGCGCGAACACGTCGCTGTAGGCGCTGCGGGTGACGCACAGCTCGGCCACGAGCGCGGCGAAGGCCCGGCGTTCGTCGTCCTGCTCCGCAAGGGGCTCGGCGTCGAACAGCAGCTCCAGGACACCGACCCGTTCCGCGCCGTCGAGCAGGGGCACCCACAGCCGCACAGCGGCGTCGTGGCCGGGGGAGCGGGTCACCTCGACCCGGCGGAAGGCCAGCCCGCCGACCGAGCCGTCGACGGTCAGCGGGGTGCGCGGCGGAACGTCCTCCCCGGGAACCGGCACGAGGGAGGACTGCTCGTAGTCGGCCAGGTAGACCACGGCCGCACGGGCCCCCAGGAGCGTCGCGTGGCGGGAGACGACCGTGCCGAGCCGATCGGCGGGGAGGTGGTGCGACGACCGGAGCAGGGACCGCAACGGGTCCTGCCCGGCGGGGGTCGTCGAGGTCACGACGGTCCAGCATTCCACCGGCGCGCGGACCGGGCGACCGGAGCGCGGGGGGCAGATGCGCTGGTCACGTGCCCGGATGACCGATGTTCCATCATGGGCCGGTGTCCAACGGCGGAGGGATCACGCGGGCCGTGCCCTACGGGGACCGCGCGGTCCTGGTGGAGGCGGCGGACCCGGCCGACGTCCCGGGTCTGCGGGCCGCCCTGGCCGCCGCGCCCCTCGCCGGGCAGGTGGACCTGGTGCCGGCGGCGCGCACCGTGCTGGTGGTCCTCGACCGCCCGCCCACCGAGCTGGACCTCGCCGTCCTGCGGCGGCTCGTGCCGGCTGAGCTCTCCGCCGGTTCCGCCGGGGCCACCGTCGAGCTGCCGGTGGTCTTCGACGGTCCGGACCTCGCCGAGGTCGCCCGGCTGACCGGGCGCACCGAGGACGCCGTCGTCGGCGCGCTGACCGCCGCCCGGTTCGTCGTGGCCTTCGGCGGTTTCGCCCCCGGCTTCGGCTACCTGACCGGGCTGCCCCCGGCGCTGCACGTGCCGCGCCGGCCGACCCCGCGCACCCGGGTGCCGGCCGGCGCGGTGGCTCTGGCCGGCCCCTACGCCGGGGTCTACCCGCGGGCCTCGCCGGGCGGCTGGCAGCTGGTGGGGCGCACCGACGCGGTGCTCTTCGACGTCGACCGGGACCCGCCGGCGCTGCTGGCCCCCGGCACGTCGGTCCGGTTCCGGGTGGTGGGCTGAGTGCTCACCGTCCTCGCCTCCGGGCCCGCCACCACGGTGCAGGACGCCGGCCGGACCGGCTGGGCGTCGATCGGGGTGCCCCGGTCGGGCGCCGCCGACGCACCGGCGGCGGCGCTGGCCAACCGGCTGGTCGGCAACCGGCCACCGGCGGCGGTGCTGGAGGTGACGGCCGGGGGGCTGCGGGCCCGCGCGGAGCGCACCCTCCTGGTGGCCGTGACGGGCGCGCCGGCGCCGGTGACCATCAGCGGGCGCCCGGCGCCGTTCGCCGCCCCGACGACGCTGCCCGCCGGTGCGGTCCTCGCCCTGGGCGCGCCGCGCACCGGCCTGCGCAGCTACCTCGCGGTGCGGGGCGGCGTCGACCTGCCCCCGGTGCTGGGCTCGCGCAGCACGGACACCCTGTCGGGGCTGGGGCCGCCCGTCGTCACTCCCGGGCTGCGGCTCCCGGTCGGGTCGCTGGCGGGGGAGGAGCCGTTCGTCGACGTCGCCCCGGTCGCCGCGCCGTCGGACCGGCCGGTGCTGCGCGTCCTCCCCGGACCGCGGCGGGACTGGCTCGACGAGGCCGCGTGGCCGGCCCTGGTCCGGGCGGAGTGGCGGGTCAGCCCGGACAGCGACCGGGTGGGCCTGCGGCTGGCCGGCCCCCGGCTCGGCCGGGCCCGCGA is a genomic window of Blastococcus sp. HT6-30 containing:
- a CDS encoding allophanate hydrolase subunit 1 — translated: MSNGGGITRAVPYGDRAVLVEAADPADVPGLRAALAAAPLAGQVDLVPAARTVLVVLDRPPTELDLAVLRRLVPAELSAGSAGATVELPVVFDGPDLAEVARLTGRTEDAVVGALTAARFVVAFGGFAPGFGYLTGLPPALHVPRRPTPRTRVPAGAVALAGPYAGVYPRASPGGWQLVGRTDAVLFDVDRDPPALLAPGTSVRFRVVG
- a CDS encoding biotin-dependent carboxyltransferase family protein: MLTVLASGPATTVQDAGRTGWASIGVPRSGAADAPAAALANRLVGNRPPAAVLEVTAGGLRARAERTLLVAVTGAPAPVTISGRPAPFAAPTTLPAGAVLALGAPRTGLRSYLAVRGGVDLPPVLGSRSTDTLSGLGPPVVTPGLRLPVGSLAGEEPFVDVAPVAAPSDRPVLRVLPGPRRDWLDEAAWPALVRAEWRVSPDSDRVGLRLAGPRLGRARDGELPSEGLVPGAVQVPPDGAPVLFLADHPVTGGYPVLAVVRTADLAAAAQLRPGDVVRFRTAR